One Myxococcales bacterium genomic window, ACAGTGGCCGGAAATCGACTTGCGAGTACGTGAGTCCGACGCTGTCGTGATCTCTTTGTCGTCACTGATGGGCAGGGTCAGATTCGCAGTAAACGTTGTCCCCACGCCCAACTCGCTTTCGACCTCGAGGTCGCCCCCCATGATTTCGATCAGCTGCTTCGAAATGGCGAGTCCCAATCCGGTGCCTCCGAACTGACGGGTCGTCGAGGCGTCGGCCTGGGTAAAGCGATCGAAAATCGTTGCGAGTGCTTCTGACGACATTCCCACTCCAGTGTCCTGTACCGCAATCGAAATTTTTGCGCTTTCTTCAGTTTTCACGCTGCAGGTAATGTCGAGCTTGACTCCGCCCTCCAGGGTGAACTTGATCGAGTTGCCCAACAGGTTGATGATGATCTGTCGAATTCGACCTTCATCGCCAACCAGCCAACGCGGCACATCTGCGGCATACGACACCTCGATCGCGAGACCCTTCTCCTCGGCCTTGGTGCCGAGTAATTCGGTGACCTCCGCAACGGTGTCGAAAAGGTTGAACGGAATGGGCTCGATGGTGAATTTGCCAGACCGCAGTTTCGATATGTCCAGAATGTCATTGATGATGGCGAGCAGCGACTCTCCGGACTTCCGAATCGTCTCTGCGAATTCGCGCTGGTCCTCGCTGAGGTCCGTGTCCAGCAGCAGGGTCGTCATTCCAATGACGCCATTCATCGGCGTGCGAATTTCGTGGCTCATGGTGGCGAGGAATTCGCTCTTGGCGCGGTCAGCCGCTTCGGCCTCCTCCTTGGCGTGCAGAATCGCAGCTTCTGCTTCTTTCCGCTGACTGATATCCCGGCATACCCCGGTATAGATGGTTCGGTCATTGGACTGGGCTTCGCGCACATGCAGTTCGATCGGGAAGACTGTGCCGTCCCCTCTAATGCCTTCGACCTCTCTGCTGGTGCCGATGATCTTCTTTTCTCCGCTCGCAAGATAAGCGCCGAGGTAGTCGTCGTGACGTGTGTAGTGGGGCTCGGGCATCAACGTCTTGACGTTGTATCCGATCAGGCTTTCTTCGTCCTGATCAAAAATCCTCAGGGTCGAGGCATTGACGGACTCAATCATGCCGGCTGCGTCGATCGTGATTACCGCATCGCTGACCGCGTCGAGAATCGATTGAACGCGCTTTTCGTGCGCCTGACTCCACTCCAATTCCCGAAGCTGGTCGAATCGGACTCCCAACCGAACACAAATCTCGTTGAACATCTGCAAGCCAGCTTCGAGTTCAGCTTCATGGGCCAGCAAGGCTTCAGTCGAGAAAAATTCGAGAATGGCGTACTGCCTGTGTTTGTGGCTGATGGGAACCGCGATTGCGGTGGTGAGGCCCAGTTCCGCGGCGAGAGCGGCGCGTTCACCGGTGAGTTCATCGCTCGGATTGTGGCTGACGACGATTGCATCCTCGGCCAGGCAGCGTCCCGGTAGATCGTCACCGCTAGAAAACCTACGAGCCCGAGATGACTCCAAGAGGGCTGCGAGAGTTTCTCTGGCCACGGTGGGTTCGAGGTTCTGTTTGAGATAGTCGGTAGTGCTCGCCGGGAGAAAGCCGCCCCGATCCGAATCTACGGTGTATGCGCGCGCTGCTTGCCAGGGCGTACCTTCGCAGATGATCTCGAGCGCGGCGCTGAGTGCTGTCGATTCATTCTTGCTGTCGCTCGCCGCCACAGTGACTTGTTGAATCACCCGCAACGTCGCGATCTGCGCTTTCAAGTCGGCGATGGAATCGTCGACTCCTGGTCTTTCTTTTCGCGCGGCCGACACACCCGTTCCTCGGTTTGCAAGCTGACTTCAAGATTCAGCTGTCGCTTCAAGGATCGGCGTAACGCCCATCACGAATGAGGCGAGCCGGGGGTGTCTTCAGCAAGCCATCCACCCAAATTGCGGCCCGGAAGGGGCGCAAGGACTGGTTGCATATAGAAAATGAAATCCATTTTCGCTTTTGCGGAGTCGCAGTTAATCTCGTATCTTACTGTAAATAAACATGAAAATCATTTCTAAGGCTCAGAATTCCCGCGGCCGATCATAATTTCTAATTGAAAACCATTGTCGTTTTCATTTAAGATTGCTAATTGAATGCCGCCGGGCGGACCCCGCGGAGACGAGGCCAGGCGGGGGCGAGGCCCCGAAGAATCCATCGAAAAAACGAATGAAGGACGGAGCATTTTCGCAGTGGAATCAAACGAAAGACGGCCCATGATGCGCTTGAACTGGATGACGGCGCTCGGCGTCGCAGCCGCCATCCTGGCCGCTCCGGCCCACGCGGAAGAACCGCCGAGCAATCGGGAACTTTACGAACTCTACAAAGTACAGCAGG contains:
- a CDS encoding response regulator is translated as MSAARKERPGVDDSIADLKAQIATLRVIQQVTVAASDSKNESTALSAALEIICEGTPWQAARAYTVDSDRGGFLPASTTDYLKQNLEPTVARETLAALLESSRARRFSSGDDLPGRCLAEDAIVVSHNPSDELTGERAALAAELGLTTAIAVPISHKHRQYAILEFFSTEALLAHEAELEAGLQMFNEICVRLGVRFDQLRELEWSQAHEKRVQSILDAVSDAVITIDAAGMIESVNASTLRIFDQDEESLIGYNVKTLMPEPHYTRHDDYLGAYLASGEKKIIGTSREVEGIRGDGTVFPIELHVREAQSNDRTIYTGVCRDISQRKEAEAAILHAKEEAEAADRAKSEFLATMSHEIRTPMNGVIGMTTLLLDTDLSEDQREFAETIRKSGESLLAIINDILDISKLRSGKFTIEPIPFNLFDTVAEVTELLGTKAEEKGLAIEVSYAADVPRWLVGDEGRIRQIIINLLGNSIKFTLEGGVKLDITCSVKTEESAKISIAVQDTGVGMSSEALATIFDRFTQADASTTRQFGGTGLGLAISKQLIEIMGGDLEVESELGVGTTFTANLTLPISDDKEITTASDSRTRKSISGHCFSARVLVVEDNTVNQKVATRMLQRMGCNVSVAANGQEAIAMIADMPFDIVLMDCQMPVMDGFEATREIRSRDASWSRIPIVAMTANAMSGDRERCIAAGMDDYLSKPVRPDGLFEILSRFLPSGSDTD